The Lepidochelys kempii isolate rLepKem1 chromosome 5, rLepKem1.hap2, whole genome shotgun sequence genome window below encodes:
- the TICAM2 gene encoding TIR domain-containing adapter molecule 2 encodes MFIIMGNTKSKRNPPPLPNNTEKDTNVSAGERDFKQNHELCGLSLDIEGIATSVPEILSSDEDPEDVFYKFVILHAQNDADEASRLRHLLQNNFCIKPGIIFAEMPSGRHFLQNLNDAVNRSAWTIILLTEHFLSEAWCEFQSYASLMNALNKQHKYNSVIPLRPLNNPLPREKTPCVLQAINALEEDSPGFAKQVEKIFQESKYRQQQAMWKKERINETH; translated from the coding sequence ATGTTTATCATAATGGGCAACACTAAGTCCAAAAGAAATCCTCCCCCTCTACCAAATAACACAGAAAAGGATACCAATGTGAGTGCAGGCGAGAGAGACTTCAAGCAAAATCATGAATTGTGTGGCCTGTCTCTTGACATAGAAGGGATCGCTACAAGTGTTCCAGAAATTCTCAGCAGTGATGAGGATCCTGAGGATGTGTTTTACAAGTTTGTGATTCTGCATGCTCAGAATGATGCAGATGAAGCCAGCCGACTCCGGCATCTGCTACAAAATAATTTTTGTATTAAACCTGGAATAATCTTTGCTGAAATGCCTAGTGGTAGACATTTCTTACAAAACTTAAATGATGCTGTGAATAGGTCAGCATGGACTATTATTCTGTTGACAGAACATTTCTTGAGTGAGGCTTGGTGTGAGTTCCAGTCTTATGCCTCCCTGATGAACGCTCTTAACAAACAGCATAAATATAACTCTGTCATACCACTGAGGCCACTGAATAATCCACTTCCAAGAGAGAAGACTCCTTGTGTCCTGCAAGCCATTAATGCACTGGAAGAAGATAGTCCTGGCTTTGCTAAACAAGTGGAGAAGATTTTCCAGGAGTCTAAATATAGGCAACAGCAAGCAAtgtggaagaaagaaagaataaatgAGACACACTAG